Proteins from a single region of Catenulispora acidiphila DSM 44928:
- the trxB gene encoding thioredoxin-disulfide reductase, with translation MSEIRNVIIIGSGPAGYTAAVYTARAGLNPLVFAGSVTAGGALMNTTDVENFPGFPEGIMGPDLMDNMQKQAERFGAELVFDDVTAVDLSGAIKKVTDSAGTVHEAHTVIVSTGSAYKELGLPDEKRLSGKGVSWCATCDGFFFKGQDIVVVGGGDTAMEEALFLTRFGQTVTVVHRRDELRASKVMQERAFANPKISFVWDSEVAGIEGETHVTGVKLRNLKTGEETLRPAGALFVAIGHLPRTELFHGVLDLDDEGYIKVDSPTTRTSLPAVYACGDVVDHTYRQAITAAGTGCAAALDAERHLSELAHHQPVTV, from the coding sequence GTGAGCGAGATCCGTAACGTCATCATCATCGGTTCGGGACCCGCCGGGTACACCGCCGCGGTGTACACCGCGCGCGCGGGCCTGAACCCGCTGGTGTTCGCCGGTTCCGTGACGGCCGGCGGCGCGCTGATGAACACCACCGACGTGGAGAACTTCCCCGGCTTCCCCGAGGGCATCATGGGCCCGGACCTGATGGACAACATGCAGAAGCAGGCTGAGCGCTTCGGCGCGGAGCTGGTCTTCGACGACGTGACGGCGGTCGACCTGAGCGGGGCCATAAAGAAGGTCACGGACTCGGCCGGTACCGTGCACGAAGCGCACACCGTCATCGTCTCCACCGGCTCGGCGTACAAGGAGCTGGGCCTGCCGGACGAGAAGCGGCTCAGCGGCAAGGGCGTCTCCTGGTGCGCCACCTGTGACGGCTTCTTCTTCAAGGGCCAGGACATCGTCGTGGTCGGCGGCGGCGACACCGCCATGGAGGAGGCGCTGTTCCTCACCCGCTTCGGCCAGACCGTCACCGTCGTGCACCGCCGCGACGAGCTGCGGGCGTCCAAGGTGATGCAGGAGCGGGCCTTCGCCAACCCGAAGATCTCCTTCGTCTGGGACTCCGAGGTCGCCGGCATCGAGGGCGAGACCCACGTCACCGGCGTCAAGCTGCGCAACCTGAAGACCGGCGAGGAGACGCTGCGGCCGGCCGGCGCGCTGTTCGTGGCGATCGGCCACCTGCCGCGCACCGAGCTGTTCCACGGGGTGCTGGACCTCGACGACGAGGGCTACATCAAGGTCGACTCGCCGACCACCCGCACCAGCCTGCCGGCCGTGTACGCGTGCGGCGACGTGGTCGACCACACCTACCGGCAGGCCATCACCGCCGCCGGCACCGGCTGTGCCGCCGCCCTGGACGCCGAGCGGCACCTGTCGGAGCTGGCGCACCACCAGCCCGTCACCGTCTGA
- the trxA gene encoding thioredoxin: MGDIRQVTDATFEEEVLKNDKPVLVDFWAPWCGPCRQVAPVLEAIYAEHGEKIDVVKLNTDENPLTQAKYGVRSIPTLNVYRGGEVVKTIVGAKPKALLLKDLADYVA; encoded by the coding sequence ATGGGTGACATCCGCCAAGTGACCGACGCGACCTTCGAGGAGGAGGTCCTGAAGAACGACAAGCCGGTGCTGGTCGACTTCTGGGCCCCGTGGTGCGGCCCGTGCCGCCAGGTCGCCCCGGTGCTCGAGGCCATCTACGCCGAGCACGGCGAGAAGATCGACGTCGTCAAGCTGAACACCGACGAGAACCCGCTGACCCAGGCCAAGTACGGCGTCCGCTCGATCCCGACGCTCAACGTCTACCGGGGCGGCGAGGTCGTGAAGACGATCGTCGGCGCCAAGCCGAAGGCTCTCCTGCTGAAGGACCTGGCTGACTACGTCGCCTGA
- a CDS encoding protein kinase family protein, which yields MAAADQTTDPDGGLGADAEALIRSLGVTVGDRLDGRYRLERVLHTTGPAITWLAADEKLNRPNRIHLLRSDQPRAEAFMAAARAAAAMADNHFVQVLDAVPDEGLYYVITEWLHDGHTLGEVLSGGPVPVTEAVRITSELARAMTEAHDQGLAHLRLSPKTVLRTDTGEVKILDLCLAAALTGTVSRDPMGTDLGAIGELAYALLTGKRPQQPDPVPPSELRPEVSPQLDEVILRILGDGPAGPQFQTPTEVADALAQLPRPRYEAPLPSTPQTAPLRHQQTTVMPAMTGETSRTRAMPHVEPSYQQAQTPAPTRPAPHSAPQRQNYDDTDYRPRGGGSGGGYGGSRGSGGGDGGRNSSTLIIVGAIAAVVAIALLAYTMFGGSGNKNKANAGSTGTSSGPASTSGSSQAPPSSDITPAAVSVYDEDSGTEGAGYLANGQIGSKGWITNQYCSSTPTYNSKPKSTGLIFDLGSVKTITSATVTVGTAGAAMEMQTAGASVTAVPAVVGGTAPTGFTSAATATASDTTVTLTAKSPVSTRYVLIWFTKPLPAVSDPDVTHIKCASDSGKRFGDSIMSVKFNAGS from the coding sequence GTGGCAGCCGCGGACCAGACCACCGATCCGGACGGCGGCCTCGGCGCGGACGCCGAGGCGCTGATCCGGTCACTCGGCGTGACCGTGGGCGACCGGCTCGACGGCCGGTACCGCCTGGAGCGCGTCCTGCACACCACGGGCCCGGCCATCACCTGGCTCGCCGCCGACGAGAAGCTGAACCGGCCCAACCGCATCCACCTGCTGCGCTCGGACCAGCCTCGGGCCGAGGCCTTCATGGCCGCCGCCCGCGCCGCCGCGGCCATGGCCGACAACCACTTCGTCCAGGTCCTGGACGCCGTGCCCGACGAAGGCCTCTACTACGTCATCACCGAGTGGCTGCACGACGGCCACACCCTGGGCGAGGTCCTGTCCGGCGGGCCGGTCCCGGTCACCGAGGCGGTCCGGATCACCTCCGAGCTGGCCCGCGCCATGACCGAGGCCCACGACCAGGGCCTGGCCCACCTGCGGCTGTCCCCCAAGACGGTGCTGCGCACCGACACCGGCGAGGTGAAGATCCTCGACCTGTGTCTGGCCGCGGCGCTGACCGGCACGGTCTCGCGCGATCCGATGGGCACCGACCTGGGCGCGATCGGCGAGCTGGCCTACGCGCTGCTCACCGGCAAGCGCCCGCAGCAGCCGGACCCGGTCCCGCCGAGCGAGCTGCGCCCCGAGGTCTCCCCGCAGCTCGACGAGGTGATCCTGCGCATCCTCGGCGACGGCCCGGCCGGCCCGCAGTTCCAGACCCCGACCGAGGTCGCCGACGCCCTGGCCCAGCTGCCGCGCCCGCGCTACGAGGCGCCGCTGCCCTCGACCCCGCAGACCGCGCCGCTGCGCCACCAGCAGACCACGGTCATGCCCGCGATGACCGGCGAGACCTCGCGGACCAGGGCCATGCCGCACGTCGAGCCGAGCTACCAGCAGGCGCAGACGCCCGCGCCGACACGGCCCGCCCCGCACAGCGCCCCGCAGCGGCAGAACTACGACGACACCGACTACCGTCCGCGCGGCGGGGGATCCGGGGGCGGCTACGGCGGCTCGCGCGGCTCCGGCGGCGGCGACGGCGGCCGCAACAGCTCGACGCTGATCATCGTCGGCGCGATCGCCGCCGTGGTCGCCATCGCGCTGCTGGCCTACACGATGTTCGGCGGCAGCGGGAACAAGAACAAGGCGAACGCCGGCAGCACCGGCACGTCCTCCGGTCCGGCCAGCACCTCGGGGTCGAGCCAGGCACCGCCCTCCTCGGACATCACCCCCGCGGCGGTGTCGGTCTATGACGAGGACAGCGGCACCGAAGGCGCCGGCTACCTGGCCAACGGCCAGATCGGCAGCAAGGGCTGGATCACCAACCAGTACTGCTCGAGCACGCCGACCTACAACAGCAAGCCGAAGAGCACCGGCCTGATCTTCGACCTGGGCTCGGTCAAGACCATCACCAGCGCGACCGTGACCGTCGGTACCGCGGGCGCGGCGATGGAGATGCAGACCGCCGGCGCCTCGGTCACCGCGGTGCCCGCCGTCGTCGGCGGAACCGCGCCGACCGGCTTCACCTCGGCCGCGACGGCCACCGCGAGCGACACCACCGTCACCCTGACCGCCAAGTCGCCGGTGAGCACGCGCTACGTGCTGATCTGGTTCACCAAGCCGCTGCCGGCGGTGTCCGACCCGGATGTCACGCACATAAAGTGTGCCTCGGACAGCGGCAAACGCTTCGGCGACTCCATCATGTCCGTGAAGTTCAACGCCGGCTCCTGA
- the sigM gene encoding RNA polymerase sigma factor SigM — MSDPRADLTLLDDRALLARHVEGDGEAFGELFRRHRDRLWAVALRTLSDPEDAADALQDAMLSAYRAAGSFRGDSAVTTWLHRVVVNACLDRMRRRGSRPTVPLPEVETEYARPTVTDEITTTDLRLALASALATLPEEQRVALVMVDVEGYSVDETAGALGVAPGTVKSRCARARAKLLPLLKDLREGNPTPPPGNQEGTARVKVATRQDRREGGTAG; from the coding sequence ATGTCCGACCCGCGTGCGGATCTGACCCTCCTCGACGACCGGGCCCTGCTGGCCCGGCACGTCGAGGGGGACGGCGAGGCCTTCGGCGAGCTCTTCCGCCGCCACCGCGACCGGCTCTGGGCCGTCGCGCTGCGCACGCTGAGCGACCCGGAGGACGCCGCCGACGCGCTGCAGGACGCGATGCTCTCGGCCTACCGCGCCGCCGGCTCCTTCCGCGGCGACTCGGCGGTCACCACCTGGCTGCACCGGGTCGTGGTGAACGCCTGCCTGGACCGGATGCGGCGGCGCGGCAGCCGTCCCACGGTGCCGCTGCCGGAGGTGGAGACCGAGTACGCGCGGCCGACCGTCACCGACGAGATCACCACCACCGATCTGCGCCTGGCCCTGGCCTCGGCGCTGGCGACCCTGCCGGAAGAACAGCGGGTGGCCCTGGTCATGGTGGACGTCGAGGGCTACAGCGTGGATGAGACCGCCGGAGCGCTCGGCGTCGCCCCCGGGACCGTCAAGAGCCGTTGCGCCCGCGCCCGGGCGAAACTGCTGCCGCTCCTGAAGGACCTCCGTGAGGGAAACCCAACACCACCTCCGGGGAACCAAGAGGGCACAGCGCGCGTCAAAGTTGCGACGCGTCAAGATCGCCGGGAAGGAGGCACGGCCGGATGA
- a CDS encoding N-acetylmuramoyl-L-alanine amidase: MTTEPTYRRGDSGPAVAAIRERLARLGLIDAGSIPAQGEPVFDDAVENAVRHFQQTRRTTVDGMVTPGTMRLLEEASWRLGDRDLVPSPAEPPFGDDVAELQRSLLTLGFDCGRVNGAYDPTTVGAVREFQRNVGLPATGVTDLATVQALNRLNRRMAHGGLLHAMRESEAIQSAGPALPGKTLVLDPGHGGADTGVRGGGLIEAEVVFDIADRVKTRLEKLSVTTHMSHGPGGSPDDRRRAEKANELGADLLISLHCDFHSNPAASGVAAFYYGNDRFGHSSPTGERFAGLVQREVTARTGLANLGTHGMTWDVLRYTQMPAVRIELGYLTSPHDAALLASQRFRESCADAIVVAVQRLYLPPESDAPTGVLRLAELRSH, from the coding sequence GTGACCACTGAACCGACGTACCGCCGCGGCGACTCCGGGCCCGCGGTGGCCGCGATCCGCGAACGCCTGGCCCGGCTCGGCCTGATCGACGCCGGGTCCATCCCCGCACAGGGCGAGCCGGTCTTCGACGACGCGGTGGAGAACGCGGTCCGCCACTTCCAGCAGACCCGCCGCACGACGGTCGACGGCATGGTCACCCCGGGCACGATGCGCCTGCTGGAAGAGGCCTCCTGGCGCCTCGGCGACCGCGACCTGGTCCCCTCTCCCGCCGAGCCGCCGTTCGGCGACGACGTGGCCGAACTGCAGCGCTCGCTGCTCACCCTCGGCTTCGACTGCGGCCGGGTCAACGGCGCCTATGACCCCACCACCGTGGGGGCGGTCCGGGAGTTCCAGCGCAACGTCGGACTCCCGGCGACCGGCGTCACCGACCTGGCGACCGTCCAGGCCCTCAACCGTCTGAACCGCCGGATGGCGCACGGCGGCCTGCTGCACGCGATGCGCGAATCAGAGGCCATCCAGAGCGCGGGCCCGGCCCTGCCCGGCAAGACCCTGGTCCTGGATCCCGGCCACGGCGGTGCGGACACCGGCGTCCGCGGCGGCGGCCTGATCGAGGCCGAAGTCGTCTTCGACATCGCCGATCGGGTGAAGACGCGGCTGGAGAAATTGAGCGTCACCACGCACATGTCGCACGGTCCCGGCGGCAGCCCCGACGACCGCCGCCGTGCGGAGAAGGCCAACGAACTCGGCGCGGATCTCCTCATCTCGCTGCACTGCGACTTCCACAGCAACCCCGCGGCCTCCGGCGTCGCGGCGTTCTACTACGGCAACGACCGCTTCGGCCACAGCTCCCCCACCGGCGAGCGCTTCGCCGGCCTGGTGCAGCGCGAGGTCACCGCGCGCACCGGCCTGGCCAACCTCGGCACCCACGGCATGACCTGGGACGTGCTCCGCTACACGCAGATGCCGGCGGTTCGCATCGAACTCGGCTACCTCACCAGCCCGCACGACGCCGCGCTGCTCGCCTCGCAGCGGTTCCGCGAGTCGTGCGCCGACGCCATAGTGGTCGCGGTCCAGCGGCTGTACCTGCCGCCGGAGTCGGACGCGCCGACCGGTGTGCTGCGGCTGGCGGAGCTGCGCTCGCACTGA
- a CDS encoding DUF371 domain-containing protein, which translates to MPHPHQAVLVGRGHPAIRATHAKTFELTAEPAISARATCVLAVGTVLDPNLAPLRGRVRLTLATPGLPALTGEATLNPRRALTDRAVIRRSRTLDADTLAVDSTLTADDLPEAFAAALTDPGREVTLTVEEIGPGRPLLQVGFGERTHLPSLKDVGAQDTLVLTIAPDAPPKEVVATNAVLERAAAAGARVSVASPHKPLEALLAAGLPPYPYAYWGSPQRLSTLPLTATVFHMPPATDASLLAGRDIWIEDTSELDIGTAMTRTTPSAAVEASGVLTVVGPASSEAELVDLTAVARALVGADIAPRTLTEALAPFGLTRKRLYALLTEQDQT; encoded by the coding sequence GTGCCCCATCCCCACCAAGCCGTCCTCGTCGGCCGCGGACACCCGGCGATCCGGGCGACCCACGCGAAGACCTTCGAGCTGACCGCGGAGCCGGCCATCAGCGCGCGGGCCACCTGCGTGCTCGCTGTCGGCACCGTGCTGGACCCGAATCTGGCTCCATTGCGCGGTCGTGTCCGGCTGACCCTGGCGACTCCGGGACTGCCCGCACTCACCGGTGAGGCCACGCTGAACCCGCGCCGCGCGCTCACCGACCGGGCCGTCATCCGCCGCAGCCGCACCCTCGACGCGGACACGCTGGCCGTCGACTCGACCCTCACCGCCGACGACCTTCCCGAGGCGTTCGCCGCGGCTCTCACCGATCCGGGGCGCGAGGTCACTCTCACCGTCGAGGAGATCGGGCCGGGTCGGCCGCTGCTCCAGGTCGGCTTCGGAGAGCGGACGCATCTCCCGTCGCTGAAGGATGTCGGCGCCCAGGACACCCTGGTGCTGACCATCGCGCCCGACGCACCGCCCAAGGAGGTCGTCGCGACCAACGCAGTGCTCGAACGAGCCGCCGCTGCCGGCGCCCGCGTCTCGGTGGCCAGCCCGCACAAGCCTCTGGAAGCCCTATTGGCCGCGGGTCTACCTCCGTACCCCTACGCATACTGGGGAAGCCCACAGCGCCTCTCCACGCTCCCTCTGACGGCCACCGTGTTCCACATGCCACCGGCGACGGATGCCTCCCTGCTCGCCGGGCGTGACATCTGGATCGAGGACACCTCAGAGCTCGATATCGGCACCGCCATGACGCGCACAACGCCGTCCGCAGCCGTCGAAGCTTCCGGTGTCCTGACCGTCGTCGGCCCGGCGTCATCAGAGGCCGAACTCGTCGACCTCACCGCTGTCGCCCGCGCCCTCGTCGGAGCCGATATCGCCCCGCGAACCCTGACCGAGGCCCTGGCGCCCTTCGGACTCACCCGCAAACGGCTCTACGCGCTTCTCACCGAGCAGGACCAGACATGA
- a CDS encoding CCA tRNA nucleotidyltransferase, whose protein sequence is MHTDHRRPPEPHLDQAQRAAVTELLRVVPVLGELAGRFAAAGHSLALVGGPVRDALLGRLSEDLDFTTDARPEQVLKLMQGWAEAVWDVGIAFGTVGAQKAGAKLEITTFRSEAYDRESRKPEVAYGDSIEDDLFRRDFTVNAMAVRLSADPEDFEFVDPYGGLADLGAGVLRTPGTPEMSFSDDPLRMMRAARFAAQLGFDVAPEVRTAMTEMAERLTIVSAERVQVELSKLLLAPNPRAGLALLVDTGLADIVVPELPKLRLEIDEHHRHKDVYEHTLTVLEQAIDLETDGPDLILRLAALLHDIGKPKTRRFEPGGGVSFHHHEVVGAHMTASRLRKLKYSKEIIDDTSRLVELHLRFHGYGEAEWTDSAVRRYVRDAGPLLERLHKLTRSDCTTRNRRRALMLEHAYDDLERRIAELREREELDSIRPDLDGNEIMQILAIKPGPEVGAAYKHLLELRMDRGPLDHETAETELRSWWAEREAARNQA, encoded by the coding sequence ATGCACACCGACCACCGGCGACCCCCGGAACCGCACCTTGACCAGGCACAGCGGGCGGCGGTAACAGAACTGCTACGAGTCGTGCCGGTCCTGGGCGAGCTGGCCGGCCGGTTCGCTGCCGCAGGTCACAGCCTGGCCCTGGTCGGCGGTCCGGTCCGGGACGCGCTGCTGGGCCGGCTCAGCGAGGATCTGGACTTCACCACCGACGCCCGGCCCGAGCAGGTGCTGAAACTGATGCAGGGCTGGGCCGAGGCGGTCTGGGACGTCGGCATCGCCTTCGGCACGGTCGGCGCGCAGAAGGCCGGCGCGAAGCTGGAGATCACCACCTTCCGCTCCGAGGCCTACGACCGCGAGTCGCGCAAGCCCGAGGTGGCCTATGGCGACTCGATCGAGGACGACCTGTTCCGCCGCGACTTCACGGTGAACGCCATGGCGGTGCGGCTGAGCGCCGATCCGGAGGACTTCGAGTTCGTCGATCCCTACGGCGGACTCGCCGACCTCGGTGCCGGCGTGCTCCGGACGCCGGGCACCCCGGAGATGTCCTTCTCCGACGACCCGCTGCGGATGATGCGCGCGGCGCGCTTCGCCGCGCAGCTCGGCTTCGACGTCGCCCCGGAAGTCCGCACCGCGATGACCGAGATGGCCGAGCGCCTGACCATCGTCAGCGCCGAGCGGGTCCAGGTCGAGCTTTCCAAACTGCTCCTCGCCCCGAACCCGCGGGCCGGGCTGGCGCTGCTGGTGGACACCGGGCTGGCCGATATCGTGGTGCCCGAACTGCCCAAACTGCGCCTGGAGATCGACGAGCACCACCGGCACAAGGACGTCTACGAGCACACCCTGACGGTGCTGGAGCAGGCGATCGATCTGGAGACCGACGGCCCGGACCTGATCCTGCGCCTGGCCGCGCTGCTGCACGACATCGGCAAGCCGAAGACCCGGCGCTTCGAGCCCGGCGGCGGCGTGTCGTTCCACCACCACGAGGTCGTCGGCGCGCACATGACGGCCTCGCGGCTGCGGAAACTGAAGTACAGCAAGGAGATCATCGACGACACCTCGCGGTTGGTGGAGCTGCATCTGCGGTTCCACGGATACGGCGAGGCGGAGTGGACGGACAGCGCGGTACGCCGTTACGTGCGCGACGCCGGTCCCCTGCTGGAGCGGCTGCACAAGCTGACGCGCTCGGACTGCACCACCCGCAACCGCCGCCGCGCTCTGATGCTGGAGCACGCTTACGACGACCTGGAGCGCCGCATCGCCGAGCTGCGCGAGCGGGAGGAGCTCGACTCGATCCGCCCGGACCTGGACGGCAACGAGATCATGCAGATCCTCGCGATCAAGCCGGGACCGGAGGTCGGAGCCGCGTACAAGCACCTGCTGGAGCTGCGTATGGACCGCGGTCCGCTGGATCACGAGACGGCGGAGACGGAACTGCGGTCGTGGTGGGCCGAGCGGGAAGCCGCGCGGAACCAGGCATAA
- the murJ gene encoding murein biosynthesis integral membrane protein MurJ: MTSDGSGLWHPDPPRDDDDQRPRRAPQPGPGGPQGSDPHHSPAPGPAPQQPWTPQAEPRFDPQTGRPLPPDPRAGQGRPPAPQTPPPPQPHQPRPDPARPPQPGGPEPSHREQYAGPQDPYRAARGPYTGDPRQGSQPPPRGADQYPNPGAPGRGAHPDPRNPQQYAAPSHGRQPDPRPAPGRPDQFGGAPSHGGDPRRVQADSWQPAPPPQGPGTDGDAGHGRRPVDDSRALFRDEVPGRGGDQPPSWQPPQPPQPEREQYGAPEDEDDHERDWRDDYEDAVSATRWDLSPIPTMTVAPRRANPSNLEALIPPRRGRVQGPATRGPGGPAGTGPGTREGAPWEQGVRDRTATEVRPQAPAEPSVGRASRLMALGTLASRLTGLVRQFLLVAAIGTADVANSYTIGLNLPNMLYILIIGGALNAVFVPQLVRSMHRDRDGGSAYASRLLTLVLTGVLTLTIFTELFTPQLVDLFSSFSGSNRQLAISLGRMFMPQIFFLGLFVVLGQILNAKGRFGPMMWTPVLTNVVVIGSTGAYWYINQKNDLTPSTIPAADVRLLGLGVTLGIAVQALTLLPYIKSAGMNLTLRFDWRGHGLGKAVTLAKWTLLFVLVNQIGLAVVMRYASDVGNDGFEHWGVAAYNNAYMIWGLPQALITVSVITALLPRMSRAAVKNDLASVREDISYGLRVTGVAIVPAAFAFLVLGPQIAVVLFKHGGMSMDNAHIIGYMLSAFGLGLIPFSAQFLMLRGFYAFEDTKSPFTINIWISLANVVLSTAVFFALKGGGEERWAVVAMCSVYGIAYCLGLAITVQKLKRRLRGLDGKRIMQTYVRLIGASAVAAGATFIVALYVNRMVGQSWLGSAAALAVGGGLLATLFVLCSRLMHVEEVEQLLGSVRAKLGR, encoded by the coding sequence ATGACGAGCGACGGCAGTGGTCTGTGGCACCCGGATCCGCCGCGCGACGACGACGACCAGCGGCCCCGGCGCGCACCCCAGCCTGGTCCGGGCGGACCGCAGGGCAGTGATCCTCATCACTCCCCGGCTCCCGGCCCGGCTCCGCAGCAGCCCTGGACCCCGCAGGCCGAACCGCGGTTCGACCCGCAGACCGGCCGTCCGCTGCCCCCCGACCCCCGCGCGGGCCAGGGGCGGCCGCCGGCGCCGCAGACACCGCCGCCGCCGCAGCCGCACCAGCCGCGCCCGGATCCGGCGCGTCCGCCGCAGCCCGGCGGTCCCGAGCCGTCCCACCGCGAGCAGTACGCCGGTCCGCAGGACCCCTATCGCGCGGCCCGCGGCCCGTACACCGGCGACCCGCGCCAGGGCAGTCAGCCCCCGCCGCGCGGCGCCGACCAGTACCCGAACCCCGGCGCCCCGGGCCGCGGAGCGCACCCCGACCCGCGGAACCCGCAGCAGTACGCCGCCCCCTCGCACGGCCGTCAGCCCGATCCCCGGCCGGCTCCCGGGCGCCCCGACCAGTTCGGCGGCGCCCCCTCGCACGGCGGCGATCCGCGCCGCGTCCAGGCCGATTCCTGGCAGCCGGCGCCGCCGCCCCAGGGCCCTGGTACCGACGGGGACGCCGGCCACGGCCGCCGACCGGTCGACGACAGCCGCGCGCTGTTCCGCGACGAGGTCCCGGGCCGCGGCGGCGACCAGCCGCCGTCCTGGCAGCCGCCGCAGCCGCCGCAGCCGGAGCGCGAGCAGTACGGCGCGCCGGAGGACGAGGACGACCACGAGCGCGACTGGCGCGACGACTACGAGGACGCGGTCAGCGCCACCCGCTGGGACCTCTCGCCGATCCCGACGATGACGGTCGCGCCCCGCCGCGCGAACCCCAGCAACCTCGAAGCCCTGATACCGCCACGCCGCGGCCGCGTGCAGGGTCCGGCCACGCGCGGGCCCGGCGGCCCGGCCGGCACCGGGCCGGGCACCCGCGAGGGCGCTCCCTGGGAGCAGGGCGTCCGGGACCGCACCGCGACCGAGGTCCGCCCGCAGGCGCCGGCCGAGCCCAGCGTCGGCCGCGCCTCGCGGCTGATGGCCCTGGGCACCCTCGCCTCCCGGCTGACCGGCCTGGTCCGGCAGTTCCTTCTTGTGGCCGCGATCGGCACCGCCGACGTCGCGAACTCCTACACCATCGGCCTGAACCTGCCGAACATGCTGTACATCCTGATCATCGGCGGCGCGCTGAACGCGGTGTTCGTGCCGCAGCTGGTGCGCTCGATGCACCGGGACCGCGACGGCGGCTCGGCCTACGCCAGCCGGCTGCTGACGCTGGTGCTGACCGGCGTGCTCACGCTGACGATCTTCACCGAGCTGTTCACCCCGCAGCTGGTGGACCTGTTCTCCAGCTTCAGCGGGTCGAACCGGCAGCTGGCGATCAGCCTCGGCCGCATGTTCATGCCCCAGATCTTCTTCCTGGGACTGTTCGTGGTGCTGGGCCAGATCCTCAACGCCAAGGGCCGCTTCGGGCCGATGATGTGGACCCCGGTGCTGACCAACGTCGTGGTCATCGGCTCCACCGGCGCCTATTGGTACATCAACCAGAAGAACGACCTGACCCCCTCGACCATCCCGGCGGCCGACGTCCGGCTGCTGGGCCTGGGCGTCACGCTGGGCATCGCGGTGCAGGCGCTGACGCTGCTGCCGTACATCAAGTCCGCCGGCATGAACCTGACCCTGCGCTTCGACTGGCGCGGCCACGGCCTGGGCAAGGCCGTCACGCTGGCCAAGTGGACGCTGCTGTTCGTGCTGGTGAACCAGATCGGCCTGGCCGTGGTCATGCGCTACGCCTCCGACGTCGGCAACGACGGCTTCGAGCACTGGGGTGTCGCGGCGTACAACAACGCCTACATGATCTGGGGTCTGCCGCAGGCGCTGATCACCGTCTCGGTCATCACCGCCCTGCTGCCCCGGATGAGCCGCGCGGCGGTGAAGAACGACCTGGCCTCGGTCCGCGAGGACATCTCCTACGGCCTGCGGGTCACCGGCGTGGCGATCGTCCCGGCGGCGTTCGCGTTCCTGGTGCTGGGACCGCAGATCGCGGTGGTGCTGTTCAAGCACGGCGGCATGTCCATGGACAACGCCCACATCATCGGATACATGCTCTCCGCGTTCGGGCTGGGCCTGATCCCGTTCTCGGCACAGTTCCTGATGCTGCGCGGTTTCTACGCCTTCGAGGACACCAAGAGCCCGTTCACCATCAACATCTGGATCTCGCTGGCCAACGTGGTGTTGAGCACAGCGGTGTTCTTCGCGCTCAAGGGCGGCGGCGAGGAGCGCTGGGCGGTGGTGGCGATGTGCTCGGTCTACGGCATCGCGTACTGCCTGGGCCTGGCGATCACCGTGCAGAAGCTCAAGAGGCGGCTGCGCGGTCTGGACGGCAAGCGCATCATGCAGACGTACGTCCGGCTGATCGGGGCCTCCGCGGTCGCCGCCGGCGCTACGTTTATCGTCGCTTTATATGTGAACCGTATGGTCGGTCAGAGTTGGCTGGGCTCCGCGGCCGCGCTGGCGGTCGGCGGCGGCCTGCTCGCCACCCTGTTCGTCCTGTGCTCGCGCTTGATGCATGTCGAGGAAGTCGAGCAGTTGCTCGGCTCGGTACGCGCGAAGTTGGGGAGGTAG